The Humulus lupulus chromosome 7, drHumLupu1.1, whole genome shotgun sequence region tcctataatgtgtttgttgacgcggttcttcgccaacaggtaattagaagaagaagaagagaaagggattagtgctaataatgaaccgtaccagatatatgatcttagagagtgaaagaggtgactcaagacacggtttttaagtggttcaaaggttaaaatccttctactccactagtcagtattattgatatatattgggcctttgattacagagtatttcttacaattgagcatccaacccctattatctccagggtctccatatttataggagaaggcacctgggagttgctaagaaggtcatcccgtgaccctcttacctatcgtatcaactctgtgacattcatgattaattcctaaacctgacacataagtgtggtcaaatcaataggtaaggagataatgggccgcacgatccaacccagtcgtgggtgtctgaacacgcacgttcctgctgcgtgtccgagaagtcagggggatatcagacacgtgatgtctgatatatgcacgtttaccttgcgtgtgcagactttacaaagggtcacagcctccatatccagatcgtgccacgagctggatacttaactcgaccttcggccttcataGTCCGGACGCAGATCCTAGGCAATCTTGGCAAACCCTTGGGTTATCCCGAGCTCAAGAGGTACGACCTCTTGacgggagctccggtcttggggatgtccctgggataatcatgattaggtcgcAGCTTCGACTGCTAATCAGCCTGTggtaaaatcagggcgtacagtgttatgattaggtaaccgctaaaggactaaaagctaaaccgttctcaagggtcgttcttttgttcattctagctcgaatcagaggtaagaaaactacaccccaaatgtgacatgcatggttattcatgaggcatgttggttgtataaatgtggacatgaattgattgtggaatacttagcaaatcttgctcacttgtgcatggcactgactcattagtcagatttggcaaaggtgctagtatcaactgtgaagctgtgacttattagtcaggttcggcagtggtactgggcactggtcacattgcgctgactcattattcaggacggccttagcatgttcaacgcaagccaataaagattagatctaattgactttctgcattgaatgactcaaagagcattaatgccggaccgacctaaagttcgatgaatattataagcgcttgtgtggcttacccatcagtcactcacttGTTAAAGCAGAGACTTACCCAttagtctctcatttgttgaaggctagtggcttacccaacatccactcttccatttgaatcagtgacctgcttgtcagtcactcagtatggtttaccagaacctcaagtgatattcactcatctgtttgaaagctatgagctctgtgtgattataatgataatcatttgatgatgtttacatatagtactgtgttttcttgctgggctttggctcatgggtgctatgtggtgcaggtaaaggaaaggaaaagctcacccagccttgagtggagagcttaggtgatgatgtgtacatatgcggccgcttaaccaccacggccaaggagttctcagaggaactagggggtttaccctatttttgccgcttaggtcagcggggtttgaacttttggaacagtaatgacctttttgagttgtaaataacttgtaaatgttcttgtggacCCATGAAcggttttatgtatcaataaaacatatcctttcctttttattggttttcaccctAACCTGTTAAttgcacttagatcacgtttttaaccaaaggactcaggcaatgagtcaaatttccggttcaccgttcaccgtaactgttttggggtaaccaaggcgttacaatatTGGACAAACTTTATGAATCCTAAGCCTCCCTTATATTTCAGTAAACACATTTTATGTCAGGCCCTCCAATGAATTTTccttttcactactacaaaaagacccttttaggacacttttttacggcactcacctagatgtgagtcctaaaaacagctcctggattttttaggactcgcgttgcgagtccttaaagaatttcttttagggctcatggagcgagtcctaaaaactatgtgtgtcctaaaagtttgattttttttaacaaacatctcctggactttttaagacactcattgcggtcctaaaaacttatgtgtttcctaaaagtttgaattttaaaaaatcacaaattccctccaatctcctggactttttaggactcgcgttgagagtccttaaaaaatttcttttaggactcgcaacgcaagGCCTAAAAGctaatgcgtgtcctaaaaacttttaagtaaaaaataacaaaaatttcTATCATTTTTTAATTGGGCTATATTAGGGAATCATTTCTCATCAGCACAcacaaaggaagaagaaaaaaatcaacTGCCTCCTTCCCTCTACAACTCTCTCCCGCCTTCATCAGTACGAAGCCCCGATCGCTACCCTGTTGTCGTCCTCCATAGACACGTGTCGGTGCAATGGACACAGAAGATCGGTGACCTTCGACCCCCGCGAGCCCAGACCCTCATGCGCCGCCCTTCCCCGCCTAGAGTCATTCGAAGTCTCGGTGGTGCTATTTTTCTCAAACTCTTCCGAGTGTTTTCCGACCGCCTCGAGCCACCCCGATCCAAACGAACACCACCaatgcattccttgtgctttgggcatcaaaacccactaaagaatTGAACTTAACGTTCATCGAAATTGGAAGTCGACATTCGTCGGAATCCATGGAGGTCTGAGAAATCATAGTTCAAATCTGGTCATTCTAGGCCTTTCCAagaagaaccaccaccaccacgacgCTCCCTGAGACTTGGGCTTCGATGCCCAGTGATCATTTTCCCAaaccaccaccgtggggtggtggcACCGCCGTTAACGTCGGAACTCCGGTGGGAGCTTTggctatcaattaattttttaaaaattaaaaataagactttTTAGCACTcgcaatgcgagccctaaaaacattcttttaggccTCGCAACGTGAGGcctaaaaaacctcagtttttaaggctctcaaataaaaGACTCGCGCCCCACAAgtcctaaaaaaaaaatttaaaaaccttttttgtagtagtgttttgATTGAACTGACCCCCACCAATATCATGCTAATAACCCTTCAATCTCTTGACATAAACCTTCTGGAATTTCAAAGAATGACATGAGATATATAGGCATAGCCTGAATTATTACTTTTAAAAGGATTTCCTTTCCTGCTTGAGAGAAAAGTTCGTTTTGTAATGAATGTAACTATAGCCATATTTTCTCTTTAATTGTTCTGAACAAACCTTTCTTGTTCCTTCCCCCTAACATAGGCATCTCCAGGTAGGTTTCTATATTGTCAGTTGTTTGCATATTTAGGGAGGACACATAAAGTGATTGCATCTCCTAAGGAGTATTTGGTGAGAAAAATAGAAGAGATTTGTTGAAGTTAATCATCTATCCGAAAGGACATAAAAGATTGTAAGTCTTTCAAAAATCaaacttataaacaaaatagaaTATTAGGAGTAAATTAGAATATAAATATAACTATTTATTATAAACTTATTATTGTACCTATCCTGAACAAGAGTAAAGGGAAAAAATTCTTTGGATAGATTGCTAATTATTTATTTgttactgaaaaaaaaaaaaaagctaattaTTTATTGCTTTTTCTTTTTGTGTTCTCTACAGGTGGAGAGGAGATCAAATGGCACATGGGCCAGGCTATGGGTGCTTGCTGGGCTGAGAGGCACATGGGTAGTGATGCGGCTCACTGTAGTAGTTGACAGCCTTTTGGGCCTTAAAAATgcaactttttcttttctttcttcaaaatACCACTTCTTCACAATTTCtttttagttttaatttcttctcttttattttcttcaagaatgttaaactacaacaaaattcttagaaattaaagaaagaaaattaaatAATTCGAACACACAAATTTAATCaagaataattataaaaacacacaaatctataaaattataatgaagctaataaattcaaattaacataaaaaaattaataaattaattaaaaactcaagaactaaattATATATAgcttataaaatatggtaaaacaaATGTGTTTTGAAGATTTATCAAGTATATGGTTTGGGAAGGAAGATGTTGATGACATTGTAGCAAGATTTAATTACACTAATGGCTTAAATGTCAATGTTGTTAATCCTCCTTACTTTAGGGAAATGACACAAGTCATTGGAGGTAATGGCCCCAGTTATGAACCTCGACCGATAGATGAATTATCTAATTCTTTTCTAAGTAAAGAGAAGAGGAGAATTGAAAAACATGAATATAACAAACAATCATCGAACTATATCGAGCTCTATCAATTATTGTCTTCTACCTTTTGAGCAAACATAGGCATCGAATTCTATCGATCAGCATCATTGAGATGCATCAAAAAATGTATATGCAGAAAAACACATAAAATCACTATGAAAATTCAATTTCAAAGAAAAACATACAAATGTAGGcacaaaattgttcaaaatattataataaatgtaAAGCAACGACACACATCACACATCGAAACACTAAGGCCATATGTCCTGACCCATTGATTTTCTCCCCCAAGATTCAAATTAATAAATTGATAGTGTCATTGGTATTAGGTTGAATACTTGTGTTCACCTCAATCCTTGGAGTGATTTCAACCAGTATAataatgagaggggtatttttgtcttatGATAGAAGATTGACATACTTTACCTATAATTGCATTAGATGGGATACATTTTAATTATGCCCCCACTTAATGTATAATTTATCAAATCTCCCATTAGTAATAGGAAACAATTCACAATCCAATACTTTTATTTACTTTGCTATTTTAACttttattgttttttgttttctacTTATTTTCTTTCAATACGATATATTACTAGTTGTTCTTTATTGAATTAGTAACTAAAGGAGAAGATGCAAATTAACTAAAACGAAGTCaacaattcatttaatatttattgataatatacaaaaaataactattttttattttatattgtaaaataagtagttgttaattgttaattaataaacTATAGTGacaatatggtaaataaaaaagtGATATTAATTGTTGTGTTAAATTTGGCTCATGTTATATCTTGTGTCAAATTTAGCACAACTACTTTTAGAACACTATTAGAGTGATAATTTTACTAAAATGtactaaatataacaatacattACATTTTTGGCACTCTATTGGAGATACTCTTAAGGTGACAAATAGCAACACTATTTTTTAAATTCACCCATATTCATTTACTACTTCAATCATAAATTGATTCAACATGCaccaaccaaaaaaaaaacacaagtcCATCATGTCCACACACAACCATGTACATGATGATATGGCATTATTATTTTTCATGACAAGATAAAAATATATAGAACGATCAAAGCAAAAGGAAGTAGTGAATTGTTATGATTATTAGGGATTATTGTTTGAGTCTTATTATGTCGAGCGTGGCTTTGAGGACTGACTGGGGGCTTCGTCGAAGTTTCAAGTATTCCTTGTATGGAATCCCTGGATAAGCCGGGGCTTGGCCCAAAGCTTCTAAAAGCTCAGGTATTGGTGCAACCTTGTTGTCCGCCGCTGGTCCATGTCCTGACACTATTGATATTCTTGTGTTTTTGTTGTTCACCACTGCTCTATGTGTCACACTCTTGTACAGGTCATTGCTTAGGATCTGTCACACACACATGATAATGCATCGTCACCtactatatataaatttattttcaatttttaaattttataacaaCTCATTATTATTTCTAAGCAATAAGAATGAGAATCGCTAAGGGCACCACTAATGCCCAACACCACAAGGAGATGGCATACTGCTCTTGGTGTAATTCAATATCGGGTCCCACTTATTTGGATTGAGGCATCGCTAACCAATCATATAGGGTGCtacctcatgtggtgttggacaATGTGTCAAATATCAACACTCAATAAGAATCAATATATAGCAATTGCGATTAGTGCCACCGTCAGTGTATGTTATGACGCAATTGACACAAATGTTAATTCTTGATCAACAAAGTTTGACCGACACAATTGCCTTTTTTGTAATAGTGTATATAAGCAAacacaaaataacaaaaataatgaaTGGTGAAACTGAattcatatacatattatataccTGCATGTGATCACCAAGGTCAACAATAATGGTGTTAGGCATGGCTTTCCAACGCACATATTTTCCTTTGTGTAGGATTTGAAGGCCACCGACGTCGTTTTGGAAAATGAAGTTTATAAGGCCTGAATCGGTATGAGGTAGGAGGCCAAGAGCTTGGTCAGGGTCTGGACAAGGTGGATAATAGTTCGAAGCCAATAAATGTAGTCCTTCATCCCAATTCGTAGCCTTCTCTAAGCAATTAGCTTCCAATCCTAATGTCTCAGATATTGCTCTCATTAACACTGTTGATATTTCTCTTGTTCTTTCACAATACTCTTCTACTGCCTCACtgaaattatcatatataaaactTTTACATACAAATTATTACCTTAGTTAAATCGTAATAATATATAAGTACGTACCTAAAGCCTTGTGGTTTGTAGGGAGAATGAAATTGAGGATGAACAAGCATCTTTATAAAAGCCCTCCAAATAAAGTATTTACTACTGCCCATTGCATTGCAATCAAAATTGGTCCCATAATTTATAGGTTCCATCACATCTGTAGAGCCTTGGAACTCGATCTTCTCCTCTTCTGTCATACTGAAAAAACTCTCACATGCTTCCATCAATTTCTTCATTACACTATCCGAAATACCATGGTTCGCCAACTGATCCATCATTGCAGAAATATAAGAACACATTAATTTGtgtatatacacacacacatatatatatatatatatatgcatgtaatgTATTGAATAATTCTATAtttatataggacaattcttctatagcggcttcactttaagccctatcagtggggctctcagtattctcgacccgtgaataattttcggtgcgatttttttttatgaccgtgtatattgtaactattgagaggatcttgcaaattttcaaaaaattctgaatagtttacaagtactgaaaactaagttcaaacatgttgttgcacgtgtgactaatttttgtATGCGCGTgaaaagcaacatgtttgaacctagttttcagtactgtaaactattctaAATTTtctgcaggatgctctaaacaactataatatacacggtcataataAAAATCAtgccgaaaattgttcacggaTCGAGAATACTGAAGAGCCCCACctgtaaggcttaaagtgaagctcatGTATTGTTctatattaattttgaatttagttgttttttttcataattaatgTTATTTCCAACTAATGAGAggcactagctatatttagaaattgacatgcatttaaaAAATGAAAGTTTAcactattatattttcataataaatacacgtttttcatttGGTAactcttccaaaaatttgaaaaaatcaaaatttatttttagaaatattaattaacaactataaatatagacTACTGATTTTAatctaatagttaatattaaagtaattattcatgagtagtaaccattaagagtgtgTTTATGTATACCTGAAAGAAACCCCATTCCTTACATGCTTTGCGGAGGTCATGGAGGATTTTGGAGCGTTGATGAAGGTCGCCAGAGGTGAGAAGGGAGATATCAATGGTGGGGATTGAATACTCAGAGTGATTAGAGTCCACTACTTCTTCATCGCTCGGTTTCACAGTGATCTCATATTTGGATGCCAATGAAGAAGAAACTGTAGTATCTAACCAATCATCGCTCACTACTTTCACACTCATAATCGACACATCATGATCTGTTCCAGCCATGGATATTGAACAAacttaatatatgtatatatatatatatatatatatgattagctTTAGTTTAGTTATGAAGAGCTTAAGCATTTAAGTTTTCATTTATAGGCAACGAAtacataatattttatttatgatCATCTACGCCagtacttgatttttttttaatttaatattgtctatataattttagatttatttttacttttgtgtacatcaaaattaatttttaaattttgtcaaaaaaatatattttttcaatgtaGACATGTGTGTACGCGTAATTTTAAAtgatatgatattattaaaaaaattaatgattttAGTTTTAATATTGTTGatgattattaaaaaaaatgaataataaagtataatgatagaaaataaattttttcagATGTTACTAGAATTAAGTATTGTCAatgataaaatttaaaaattgtgaCCATTAAATATAGGTTGTTTGGTCGTATAGggacaaattaataaaataatatgcacaattatcattataatataatatgtaTAATATGCATGATAATCGTGTTAATTATAATCAACTTAATCATTATGATACCATTATAACGTGGTTGGCATAAAATCATATTATAACTGTTTTGTTGTTGGctaatttttccttttttttttttttttttacaatggaCTATTTTAGTCTATTtacaatgtcatataaattttgaaataaatattttattttaattaaataatttatttatttttgtttaagtttatgcttattctagttttttaatttgagagtgacaaccaaagattatatattatatgtttaatataatattaaatattatacgtagattttaaatttaagtttcttactaatttttttttaaaagcaatttgctgctaattcacagtagattatattatatgttcaatatgatattattctaataaatgagtttaaatttaattaaattttatttaagttataaaatgtgttgacaccgtttttcgttaACTCAAAAATGAGAGCAaatttaaacaagaaaatatagaaaataataaatagagATGAACAACACAagccttttttacgtggttcaacaattaaatctgcctagtctacgagtctatattattgagaCTTGATAGTTTTCTGATTATTTCTCCGAGAATAATTGCTCAGAGGTTTTTCCATAAATCAGAATTCGATCCCCTACAAATGGtgctttcttctctatttatagagaaaatatcAGAATTCATTCCCATATATTTCGATAAGATAATctataaatcaattaatataatgcatt contains the following coding sequences:
- the LOC133792607 gene encoding 2-oxoglutarate-dependent dioxygenase 19-like, yielding MAGTDHDVSIMSVKVVSDDWLDTTVSSSLASKYEITVKPSDEEVVDSNHSEYSIPTIDISLLTSGDLHQRSKILHDLRKACKEWGFFQLANHGISDSVMKKLMEACESFFSMTEEEKIEFQGSTDVMEPINYGTNFDCNAMGSSKYFIWRAFIKMLVHPQFHSPYKPQGFSEAVEEYCERTREISTVLMRAISETLGLEANCLEKATNWDEGLHLLASNYYPPCPDPDQALGLLPHTDSGLINFIFQNDVGGLQILHKGKYVRWKAMPNTIIVDLGDHMQILSNDLYKSVTHRAVVNNKNTRISIVSGHGPAADNKVAPIPELLEALGQAPAYPGIPYKEYLKLRRSPQSVLKATLDIIRLKQ